From the genome of Miscanthus floridulus cultivar M001 chromosome 10, ASM1932011v1, whole genome shotgun sequence, one region includes:
- the LOC136489691 gene encoding uncharacterized protein, which yields MWRRTWVRQVRDLSDGAEDCIDFVLHLDTERSFQTFCLRILPSCMTGGAVLPLDRAVCDIEQLKAMVEDVSKRNMRYSLVSSDSSGSKPAAGGRPHATCVVVRCQPKHSGHLCQCGDLGTISIARKVYEDPAFCSQFALRAWVKLRQPFDPLGFIRSLVDQFEANNSRRQQGITNVVAAEKPPEEQLVANFFEDIQSKKEFS from the exons ATGTGGCGACGGACCTGGGTTAGGCAGGTCCGTGACCTGTCTGATGGGGCTGAGGACTGCATCGACTTCGTCCTCCACCTGGACACGGAGAGGTCTTTCCAGACCTTTTGTCTCCGCATCCTGCCGTCCTGCATGACCGGAGGAGCAGTGCTACCCCTGGATAGAGCTGTTTGTGACATTGAGCAGCTCAAGGCCATGGTTGAGGATGTGAGCAAGAGAAACATGCGCTACAGCCTTGTAAGTAGTGACTCCTCCGGATCCAAGCCGGCTGCCGGTGGCCGGCCACATGCAACTTGCGTCGTCGTCCGCTGCCAACCCAAGCACAGTGGACATCTTTGTCAAT GTGGTGATCTTGGCACAATATCCATTGCGAGGAAGGTGTATGAAGATCCAGCATTCTGCTCACAATTCGCACTCCGCGCCTGGGTGAAGCTGAGGCAACCTTTCGATCCACTCGGGTTCATTCGGAGTTTAGTGGATCAGTTTGAGGCGAATAATTCTCGCCGACAGCAAGGAATAACAAATGTTGTTGCAGCAGAGAAACCACCAGAAGAACAACTAGTTGCCAACTTTTTTGAAGACATTCAGTCCAAAAAAGAATTTAGTTGA